In Micromonospora purpureochromogenes, a single window of DNA contains:
- a CDS encoding DinB family protein: MTVTADDLDAALSSVVASLRPATELDWFARAGSLEWDCWHTAEHIGDCLMSFAGQLVARPEKRYVRFAANADKDASPAQVLEFAEAGGRILAATLRTSGPDVRAYHPTGQADPEGFAAMGCAETLLHGDDIAQGLGLAIDPPREVCSRVLARLFPEVAQELATVDPWAALRWSTGRIELPGRPQLKEWRWQGAPLGE, encoded by the coding sequence GTGACGGTCACCGCCGATGATCTCGACGCAGCATTGTCCAGCGTTGTTGCCAGCCTACGGCCAGCAACCGAGCTGGACTGGTTCGCGCGGGCGGGCAGCCTGGAGTGGGACTGCTGGCACACCGCCGAGCACATCGGTGATTGCCTGATGTCGTTCGCGGGTCAACTCGTGGCCCGGCCGGAGAAGCGCTATGTGCGCTTCGCGGCGAACGCCGACAAGGACGCTTCCCCGGCACAGGTACTCGAGTTCGCCGAGGCGGGTGGCCGTATTTTGGCAGCCACGCTACGCACGTCCGGACCGGATGTTCGGGCCTATCACCCCACCGGCCAAGCTGATCCGGAGGGCTTCGCCGCGATGGGGTGCGCGGAGACGTTGCTGCACGGGGATGACATCGCCCAGGGCCTGGGTCTTGCCATCGATCCCCCGCGTGAGGTGTGTTCTCGGGTACTCGCTCGGCTGTTTCCGGAAGTGGCGCAGGAACTGGCCACCGTCGACCCGTGGGCGGCGCTGCGCTGGTCCACCGGCCGGATCGAGCTGCCGGGACGTCCGCAACTGAAGGAATGGCGCTGGCAGGGTGCTCCGCTGGGCGAATGA
- a CDS encoding VOC family protein, whose protein sequence is MSPKTDASGTPNIRDVDLKLEVVVIPVSDVDRAKEFYGRLGWRLDKTPPGIVQFTPQGSDCSVQFGSNLTSAAPGSAKAYLIVSDVEAARNALVAAGVEASEVFHLGPEGPVNGPDPERRSYFSRTSFSDPDGNNWQVQEITTRLPGRIEAAATSFTSVNDLAGALRRAAAAHGEHEKRTGQEDPNWPDWYAEYMVSEQSGAEPPK, encoded by the coding sequence ATGAGCCCGAAAACCGACGCCAGCGGGACACCGAACATCCGGGACGTCGACTTGAAGCTCGAGGTCGTCGTCATCCCGGTCTCGGATGTCGACCGCGCGAAGGAGTTCTACGGGCGCCTCGGGTGGCGGCTCGACAAGACACCGCCGGGCATCGTCCAGTTCACGCCGCAGGGCTCCGACTGCTCCGTCCAGTTCGGGTCGAACCTCACGTCGGCCGCGCCCGGTTCGGCCAAGGCGTACCTGATCGTCTCCGACGTGGAGGCGGCGCGGAACGCCCTGGTCGCCGCTGGTGTCGAGGCGAGCGAGGTCTTCCACCTCGGCCCCGAGGGGCCGGTGAACGGTCCGGATCCCGAGCGTCGCAGCTACTTCTCGCGCACCTCGTTCAGCGATCCCGACGGCAACAACTGGCAGGTTCAGGAGATCACCACCCGGCTGCCCGGGCGGATCGAGGCTGCCGCGACGTCGTTCACCTCCGTGAACGACCTGGCCGGCGCGCTCCGCCGGGCGGCGGCCGCCCACGGCGAGCACGAGAAGCGCACCGGCCAGGAGGACCCGAACTGGCCCGACTGGTACGCGGAGTACATGGTGAGCGAGCAGTCCGGCGCGGAACCGCCCAAGTAG
- a CDS encoding VOC family protein, protein MINGAHVIIYSRDAEADRAFFRDTLGYHHVDAGHGWLIFKLPPAELAIHPAEGEPAHELFLMCDDVAATMADLTAKGVEFTIPVTEERWGLRTALRLPGGGELGLYEPRHPVAI, encoded by the coding sequence ATGATCAATGGCGCTCATGTGATCATCTACAGCCGCGACGCAGAAGCGGACCGCGCCTTCTTCCGGGACACCCTCGGCTACCACCATGTGGACGCCGGCCATGGCTGGCTCATCTTCAAGCTCCCGCCGGCCGAGCTCGCCATCCACCCGGCCGAGGGCGAGCCGGCCCACGAGCTCTTCCTCATGTGCGACGACGTCGCGGCGACCATGGCCGACCTGACCGCGAAGGGCGTCGAGTTCACGATCCCGGTCACCGAGGAGCGCTGGGGGCTGCGTACCGCGCTGCGGCTGCCCGGCGGCGGCGAGCTCGGTCTCTACGAACCGCGCCACCCGGTCGCAATCTGA
- the sepX gene encoding divisome protein SepX/GlpR, protein MRVPTSVLLAVLAAAGLLALAPALVRRYDATERLVAERAQSTARVLQRRRRRRTVPGRRPLNPSRALVVTLSEDANTGNLSAPVSAPPAGGRRSGRLRAVPPARRKARRRPPPRRRHTPAVYRRRRVLAALLLLNFVELVGVIVVSPGFWISISVTGTLLAAYVVHLRKRAVAERRRRRIQAREAAWLAARQAEVRREQARRAAARREAQRRLAAQREAVRRTAMGLDRSGDLPAAASGGGSVSYRRAGGLRGRQYQSGRGSSHPA, encoded by the coding sequence GTGAGGGTGCCGACCTCGGTGCTCCTCGCCGTCCTCGCCGCCGCCGGCCTGCTCGCCCTCGCGCCGGCGCTGGTCCGCCGGTACGACGCCACCGAGCGGCTGGTGGCGGAGCGGGCGCAGTCGACGGCGCGGGTGCTCCAGCGCCGTCGGCGACGCCGTACTGTCCCGGGACGGCGCCCGCTCAACCCGTCCCGTGCGCTTGTCGTCACGCTGAGTGAAGATGCGAACACCGGGAACCTGAGCGCCCCGGTCTCCGCGCCTCCGGCGGGGGGCCGCCGTTCGGGCCGGCTGCGCGCCGTGCCGCCCGCCCGGCGCAAGGCCCGCCGTCGACCGCCGCCCCGGCGCCGCCACACCCCGGCCGTCTACCGGCGTCGCCGGGTGCTCGCCGCGCTGCTGCTGCTCAACTTCGTCGAGCTGGTCGGCGTGATCGTGGTCAGCCCCGGATTCTGGATCAGCATCTCGGTCACCGGGACGCTGCTGGCGGCGTACGTCGTACACCTGCGCAAGCGGGCGGTGGCGGAGCGCCGGCGGCGGCGGATCCAGGCCCGGGAGGCCGCGTGGCTGGCCGCCCGGCAGGCCGAGGTACGGCGTGAGCAGGCCCGCCGGGCGGCGGCCCGCCGGGAGGCGCAGCGCCGCCTGGCGGCCCAGCGTGAGGCGGTACGCCGCACCGCGATGGGCCTGGACCGGTCGGGCGACCTGCCGGCCGCGGCCAGCGGGGGTGGCTCCGTCTCCTACCGCCGGGCCGGTGGGCTGCGGGGGCGGCAGTACCAGTCCGGCCGCGGCTCCTCCCACCCCGCCTGA
- a CDS encoding thioredoxin family protein translates to MRIPHLMAERWVNSPPLAPDALHGRVVLLDIWEYTCINWIRTSPYVKAWHRDYADLGLVVIGVHAPEFEFGKQAENIDRGIRDHGLTHPIAIDNDFKIWRALGNNAWPAKYLFDADGLLVDQWVGEGSYERVESEIRRLIEVRAPGTELPPVSPEAMAFATTGEPSYLGITPETYVGAHRAEPGSFALTGDWETSGEYVELTSGTGELALPFNAGEVNLVVDPGPSGPAAIDVLLDGNPIGDERGDDVDPDAVARVDRAGMIRLVAGASRDDHLLTLGTSQPGLRAFVFTFGP, encoded by the coding sequence ATGCGAATCCCGCACCTGATGGCCGAGCGGTGGGTGAACTCACCGCCGCTGGCTCCCGACGCGCTGCACGGTCGGGTGGTCCTGCTCGACATCTGGGAGTACACCTGCATCAACTGGATCCGTACATCGCCCTACGTCAAGGCGTGGCACCGCGACTACGCCGACCTGGGCCTGGTCGTCATCGGGGTGCACGCGCCGGAGTTCGAGTTCGGCAAGCAGGCCGAGAACATCGACCGGGGGATCCGCGACCACGGGCTCACCCACCCCATCGCGATCGACAACGACTTCAAGATCTGGCGGGCCCTCGGCAACAACGCCTGGCCGGCGAAGTACCTCTTCGATGCGGACGGACTACTGGTCGACCAATGGGTCGGCGAGGGCAGCTACGAGCGAGTGGAGTCGGAGATCCGGCGGCTGATCGAGGTCAGGGCGCCCGGCACCGAGCTGCCGCCGGTCAGCCCCGAAGCGATGGCGTTCGCGACGACTGGCGAGCCCTCCTACCTCGGCATCACGCCCGAAACGTACGTGGGCGCCCACCGCGCCGAGCCGGGCAGCTTCGCCCTGACCGGCGACTGGGAGACCAGCGGCGAGTACGTCGAACTCACCAGCGGCACCGGGGAGCTCGCCCTGCCCTTCAACGCCGGCGAGGTGAACCTCGTCGTGGACCCCGGCCCGTCCGGACCGGCGGCGATCGACGTGCTGCTCGACGGGAACCCGATCGGCGACGAGCGCGGCGACGACGTCGACCCGGACGCGGTGGCGCGCGTCGACAGGGCGGGAATGATCCGGCTCGTCGCCGGGGCGTCGCGGGACGATCACCTGTTGACGCTCGGCACCAGCCAACCCGGTCTGCGCGCGTTCGTGTTCACCTTCGGCCCGTGA
- a CDS encoding GNAT family N-acetyltransferase translates to MSLFGFGRAPGWPVVLTDGPVVLRPYRRSDAAAWSAVRRANQAWLAPWESHLPGTWDETNSPAAFRYVHKDQRRSARTGEGMPFAVCLREEGRDRLVGHLNVGSIVRRAFCSGYVGYWVDSAVAGRGVIPTAMALAVDHAFGPGGLHRVEVNIRPENRPSRRVVEKLGFREEAYHVRYMHIDGAWRDHIGYAMTSEEVAAEGGLLARWHRIRDREG, encoded by the coding sequence GTGAGTCTGTTCGGCTTCGGGCGGGCGCCGGGCTGGCCGGTGGTGCTGACCGACGGGCCGGTGGTGCTGCGGCCGTACCGGCGCTCGGACGCCGCCGCCTGGTCGGCGGTGCGCCGCGCCAACCAGGCCTGGCTGGCGCCGTGGGAGTCGCACCTGCCGGGCACCTGGGACGAGACCAACTCGCCGGCCGCGTTCCGCTACGTCCACAAGGACCAGCGACGCTCGGCGCGCACCGGCGAGGGGATGCCGTTCGCGGTCTGCCTCCGCGAGGAGGGCCGGGACCGGCTGGTCGGGCACCTCAACGTGGGCAGCATCGTCCGGCGGGCGTTCTGCTCCGGGTACGTCGGGTACTGGGTGGACTCCGCAGTGGCCGGTCGCGGGGTGATCCCGACCGCGATGGCGCTCGCCGTGGACCACGCCTTCGGGCCGGGCGGGCTGCACCGGGTCGAGGTGAACATCCGGCCGGAGAACCGGCCGTCCCGGCGGGTGGTGGAGAAGCTGGGCTTCCGCGAAGAGGCGTACCACGTACGCTACATGCACATCGACGGGGCGTGGCGCGACCACATCGGATACGCGATGACCAGCGAGGAGGTGGCCGCCGAAGGCGGTCTGCTGGCCCGCTGGCACCGGATCCGTGACCGCGAGGGGTGA